In the genome of Actinobacillus lignieresii, the window ATTGCGTCAGCGGAGAATGCAACAGCGATCGGTACCAATGCAAATGCAAATGCTGAGAAAGGAATTGCTTTTGGTACTCAGGCTGGCGTTAGCGGTGTAAGTGGTATTGCTTTTGGTGATGGGGCTATGAGTAATGCTAAACAAGCCATTTCTATCGGTAAATCTGCGAGAACAACCACTGAAAATGCTGTTGCTTTAGGTTCATCGGCTATTGCGACTTCCAATAATGCTATTGCAGTAGGTAACTCGTCTAATGCGATTGGTGCTAATAGCCTTGCAATGGGTGTAAATAGTAAAGCATTAAAAGATAATACGATTGCTTTAGGTAACAATGTGTCAGTTACTGCGGCTAATGCTGTGGCATTAGGTCTAAATAGTACCGCTTACGGCGAAAACTCAATTGTAATGGGGACTAGTGCGAAAAATACCGGTAATCATGCGGTAGCAATTGGTACTGGAGCATCTGCTTATCGCCAAAATTCTATTGCGATGGGTAAAGATTCCTCTACAGGTGGAGATTTTGCTGTTGCTTTAGGCGATAGTGCTAATGCTGCAGCTGAAAATACGCTTGCATTAGGTAAAAATGCTGTAGCGGATAAAAAAGACTCTGTTGCATTGGGTAATAACGCTTATACGGGCGATGTTATTGCAACAGAAAGTGCTACATTGGCCGGTCAAGTATATGAATTTGCCGGTAAGGCACCAATTGGTACGGTAAGTGTTGGTAATCAAGGTAATGAGCGTACGATTACTAATGTTGCAGCAGGAAGAATTTCTTCAACAAGTACCGACGCAATTAATGGTAGCCAGCTTTATGCTGTAAGTGAAGTTGCAAGCCGAGGCTGGAATATCCAAGCAAATGGCGATAAAGAAAGCCAAGTAGCACCGGGAGCAACCGTTCAGTTTATTGACGGAACGAATATTGATATTACCCATGACGGTAATAACATTACGATTGCTACTGCAGAGAATGTGGTAACCACTGATACGGATAAATATGTAACAGGCGGTTCGGTAACCTATGATGATAAAGGTAATGCGACAACGACTTTAACCGGTAACAATGGCGCAGGTGGTACAGTTACAGGCGTGAAAAATAACTTTGTAACCGAAGCTGAAACTGCTAAAGATGGTAAAACAGCAACCTTAACGCGTAATGATGGCGGTAAAGTTAATATTGATTTAACTAATACGGTCAATCAAGCGGTAACTGAAGCAACCGAGAAAGGTACCCACTATGAAGGTGATAAACCAGATACTGGTGCTACAGCAAATAACTTTAAACGTAAGTTAGGAGAAACGACTAAAGTTTTAGGCGGTGCGCAAGGTGAACTGTCCGATAATAATATTGGTGTAGTTTCAAATGGTAGCGATACTTTAACTGTGAAGTTAGCCAAATCTTTAACAGATTTAACTAATGCAATTTTTGGTAGCAACGATGATAAAACTGTTATCAATAAAGACGGCGTAACTATCACAAACGGTGCAGATGCAAATAAAACTGTGAGTTTAACTGACGGTGGCTTGAATAACGGCGGTAATAAAATTACCAATGTAGCTAAAGGTGATGCAGATACCGATGCGGTAAATGTAAGCCAGTTAAACCAAGCGATTAAAGATAGTTCATATAACTGGAATATCTCTGATGGCAAGACAGAACAAACTGTACCAGATAATGGTAAAGTATCTGTTAAAGGTTCAGCAAATGATGATTCAAAAGCTACTTCTGGCATTGTTACTACATTAACCGGTACGGATATTACTGTTGATTTAAGCGATAAATCAAAACAAGATATTGCTGACGGTAAAAAACATAGTTCTGTTGAAGGTGATGCAAATGTAGTAGTTACTCAGACAGCAACAAATAAAGATGGTGGAAAACAGTACGACGTTAAATTAGCGGATAAAGTATCTATTGGTAGTGATAAAGCGACAACAGTCACCATTGACGGTACTAAGGGTACGGTAAGCGGTTTAACGAATACGACTTGGGATCCAAATAAAGAATATACCGGCGGTCAAGCTGCGACACAAGAACAGTTAAAATCTGTTTCGGATGTGGCGAATTCAGGCTGGAATATTTCGGCGAACGGTCAAAACGAAAGTAATGTTGGTCCTAAAGGTAAAGTAAGCTTTAACAATACGGACGGAAACGTACTTATCAGTAAAGAAACTACGGATAACAATGTCACCTTTAACCTAAATAACGACTTAACTGTTGGTGGTGCAGGTAAAGATGGCAAGGATGGTAAAGACGGTACTCTTAGTGTTAAAGGTGCGGATGGTAAGACAGGCGTAACTTTAAACGGCAAAGACGGTTCAATCGGCTTAACCGGTGCACCGGGCAAAGACGGCCAAGATGCACAAGCGACGATTAAAGTGGTCGATGGCACGAAAGGTCTGGACGGTAATAACGGTAAAGACGGCGAATCTAAGACGCGTATCGTTTACGAAAAACCGAACGGTGGCGGTGAGGAAGAAATCGCAACGCTTAACGACGGCTTAAACTTTGTCGGTGATAAAGGTCAAGTTATTCAGAAAAAACTGAACGAAACGTTAGCGATTAAAGGTAACTTAGATGCGGCGGCAGTTGTTACTGATAAGAACTTACGTGTAGATAACGATAAAGGCAAAAATGGTGAGTTAATCATCAAGATGGCGAAATCGTTAACGGATTTGACCAATGCGACATTCGGTTCGGATGACAGCAGCACGGTTATTGGCGGTAACGGCTTAACGATTACACCTAAAGCTGGTGACAAAGTGAGCTTAACCGATAAAGGTTTAGATAACGGCAATAACACCATTACCAATGTGAAAGCCGGTGAAAATGATACGGATGCGGTAAACGTTAGCCAGTTAAAAGAAGTAAAAAACACGGCTAATGCCGGTTGGAATATTTCGGCGAACGGTCAAAATGAAACGAATGTGGCACCGAAAGGTAGTGTGAGTTTCAATAATACGGACGGCAACGTTGTCATTACTAAAGCGGCGGACAATAACAATGTCACCTTCAACCTAAACAACGATTTAACGGTCGGTGGTCCTGCGGGTAAAGACGGCAAGGACGGTAAAGACGGTACAATCGGTGTGAAAGGTAAAGACGGCACAACCGGCGTAACCTTAAACGGCAAAGACGGTTCAATCGGCTTAACCGGTGCAAAAGGTGCTGACGGCAAAGACGGTGCGAATGCGACTATCACGGTTGCAAACGGTCCGGTTGGCGTAGATGGTACGGACGGTAAAGATGGCAAAGACGGCATGACCCGAATTGTTTATACTGACCCGAAAGGTACGACACACAATGTCTCTACCTTGAACGACGGCTTAAACTTTGTCGGTAACCAAGGCGATACGATTGCTAAGAAACTGAATGAAACCTTAACTGTGAAAGGCGACTTGGCAAATAATGCGGCGGCAAGTTCAGAGAACTTACGCGTAGATAGCCAAGACGGCGCATTAGTGGTGAAATTAGCCCAAAACTTAGCGAACTTAACGACCGCGACATTCGGTAATACGGATACGGATAATACGGTGGTAAGCAAAGACGGTGTGACGATTTCATCAGATAAGCCTGAGAAAGAAGTCAGCTTAACGGATAAAGGCTTAAACAACGGTAATAACCAAATTACCAATGTGACAAGCGGTTTAACCGACAGTACAGGCCAAAAATCCGATTTAGCGAATGCAACGACGACAAATGCAGTGAATGTGGGTGACTTAAAAGACACCGTAAACAACCTCACTAACGCAACCACCGGCGGCTTTGGCTTGAAAGACGATAATAATACCGAAGTGAAACAAGACTTAGGTAAGACTATCCAAATTAAAGGTAAAGACGGCGTTACGGTCACATCAGATGTTGCTAATAAGTCATTAGAAGTCGCTTTACAAGGTGATGTCACGGTAAACGGTAAGGACGGTAAAGACGGTTCAATCGGCGTGAAAGGCGCAGATGGTAAGGACGGCACTAAAATTACTAAAGATGCGGTGGTGTTTAACGGTGTAGATGGCAAAGACGGTAAAGACGGTCAAGTGTCAATCAAAGTTGAACAAGGCGAAAAAGGCATTGCCGGCAACGATGGTGCAAATGGTACAACCAAAACCCGTATCGTTTACGAAAAACCGAACGGTGATAAAGAGCAAGTGGCAACGCTTAACGACGGCTTAAAATTCGTGGGTGATACGGGTGAAGTGATTGCGAAGAAACTGAACGAAACGTTAGCGATTAAAGGTAACTTAACTGCGACGGCAGCTGTTACCGATAAGAACTTACGCGTGGATAACGAAAACGGTCAGCTTATCGTTAAGATGGCGAAATCGTTAACGGATTTAACCAATGCGACATTCGGTTCGGATAACAGCAATACAACTATCGGCGGTAACGGTGTGACGATTACCCCTAACGGTGGTGATGCAGGCAATACCGTCAGCTTAACCGATAAAGGCTTAAATAACGGTAACAACCAAGTGACGAATGTCAGCACCGGCTTGAAAGACCGTGACGGCAATAACGTAACCTTGGCGAATGCAAGCGGTGACGTACTCAATAACGCAGTAAATGTCGGCGACTTAAAAGATTCGGTGAACAACTTAACCAACGCAACTACCGGTGGTTTCGGTTTAACGGATGAAAAAGGTAATGATGTTAAAGCGGATTTAGGCAAAACTGTGACGGTTCAAGGTGACGGTAGCGTGAAGACGGAAGTTGTTGAGAAAGACGGTAAGAAAGCACTTCAAATCGGCTTAACCAATAACGTCACTGTGGGTAACGATAAAGAACCGGGTACGATTACCGTTAAAGGTGAAAATGGCAAAGACGGCGTTTCTATCAGCGGTAAAGACGGTATCGGCATTAAAGGTGAAAATGGTCAAGATGCAGTATCTATCAACGGTAAAGACGGTGACGGTACGGTTGCGGTGAAAGGCAAAGACGGTAAAACCGGCGTAGCTTTAAACGGTAAAGACGGCACAATCGGCATCAACGGTAAAGACGGCTCTAACGGCACTATCACCGTTAAACAAGGTAAACCGGGTGTAGATGGTAAAGACGGCGAAACGAAAACGCGTATCGTTTATGAAACCAAAGACGAAACCGGCAAACCGACTACTGAAGAAGTGGCAACGCTTAACGACGGCTTAAACTTCGTGGGTAACGACGGTAAAGTGATTGCGAAGAAACTTAACGAAACTTTAGCGATTAAAGGTAACTTAAGTACGGCGGTTAAAGACGTGACGGCAAACAACTTACGTGTAGATAACGTAGGGGACGAGCTTATCATTAACATGGCGAAAGCATTAACCGACTTAACCAGCGCAACTTTCACTAACAAGGATGGCAATAAGTCTGTGGTTGATGGTAACGGCTTAACTATTACGCCTAAAGGTGGCAATGCAAGCAATACCGTAAGTTTAACCACTACCGGCTTAAATAACGGCGGTAACAAAGTTATTAACGTTGCAGCAGGTGACGTGAACGCAAACAGTACGGATGCGGTAAACGGTAGCCAATTGTATGCGGTCAGCGAAGTGGCGAATAAAGGTTGGAACATCCAAACTAACGGTAACGATACAACCAACGTTAAACCGGGCGATACCGTGAACTTTGTAAACGGTGACAACATCGCAATTACTAACGATGGAACTAAAGTCACTGTCGGCTTAGTGAAACAAGTTGATTTAGGTAAAGACGGTAGCATCAAAGCCGGCGATACCCTCGTGAACAATGAAGGTGTGAAAGTCGGTGATAACGTGAGTTTAACCAAAGACGGTTTAAAAGCTGGTAATGTGACCATTTCAGCAACAACCGGCATCAATGCGGGCGACAAACAAATCACCAACGTAGCAAGCGGTTTGGGCGGAACTAAACTGTCAGAGGCTAAAGGAGATACTTTAACCAATGCGGCGAATATCGGCGACTTACAAACGGCGGTATCGAGCGTAACGGATGCCTCAAAAGGCGGCGGTTTTGGATTAGCGGATGACAAAGGTGCGAACGTGACACAAAACTTAGGCAAGACTATTGCGGTGAAAGGTGACGGTAAGAACATCAGTACGGTGGTAAAAGGCGGTGCATTAACCGTGAACTTGAACAAGGATGTGGACTTGGGTAAAGGCGGTAGCGTAACCACGGGCAATACAAAAGTATCTGATAAAGGTGTAAGTTTTGCGGATTCTCTTGTAAACCTAACCTCAAATGGTTTGGATAACGGCGGTAACAAAGTTACTAATGTTAAAGCCGGTGATGTTAATGCAAACAGTACGGATGCTGTAAACGGTAGTCAGTTATATGCAACTAACCAAAATGTGACGAATGTACAAAATGAAGTTGCGAAAGGTTGGAATATTGAAGCTGGCACAGTTGATGGCGGTAAAGTGTTTAATGCATCGAAAACTAAAGTTGCTATGGGTGATACGGTAGGTGTTAAAGCAGGTAAGAACATTGAGATTACTCAAGACGGTTCGAATATTGCTATTGCAACTTCGGCTAACCCGACATTTGAAACCGTAACGACAGAATCTGTGAAAGTAGGCAAAGGTGATAATACCGTAGCTATTGAAACGGTAACGGATAAACATGGTAGTGCCTTGAAAGTATCAGGTGCTGACGGTAAATCCGAAACTCGTATCAATAACGTTGCCGATGGTAAAGCTGATAATGATGCTGTGAACGTACGTCAGTTAAGAGGTGTTGCTCAAAACGTAGCGAACATTGACAATCGTGTATCTAAACTAGATAAACGTGTTCGTGGTATCGGTGCTAATGCGGCAGCCGCTTCATCGTTACCACAAGTTTACATACCGGGTAAATCTATGGTTGCTTTAGCAGGCGGTGCTTATAGCGGTGCATCTGCTGTAGCGGTAGGTTACTCAAGAGCAAGCGATAACGGTAAAGTTATCCTTAAAGTGAACGGTACTGCAAATAGTGCGGGTCACTATTCCGGTGGTGTTGGTGTCGGTTACCAATGGTAATAACCTATAATTGAATGAATAAATGCGACCTTTCGGGGTCGCATTTTTTTATGATATGTAACCTAAAAATTAGGTCTGTATATAAAGAGAGATATGGAAAAGGGTAGAAGAGTTAAATGAATAAGGCTGGATAAATGTTTCCGAATATTTAAAAAAAGCGGTCGAATTTCCTAAATCTTTTGCAATTTGCAAGTTTTTAGTGAAATTCGACCGCTTGTTTTAGAATAGAATCGTTAGCAATTATTCCGCTTTTTTAGCCGCTTCTTTTGGAAGAAGTAGGTTCATAATAATTGCAGCGATAGCACATAGGCTGATGCCTTTCAGTGAGAACTCACCGACGTTAATCAACATACCGCCGATACCGAAGGTCATTACCACGGAAACGATACAGAGGTTGCGCGCTTCGCCCATATCTACTTTGGCACGAATTAATGTACTCATACCGACCGCTGCGATAGAACCGAAAACTAACATCATAATACCGCCCATCACTACGCCCGGAATGGTTTGTAAGAATGCACCCACTTTGCCGCAGAATGAAATTGCAATTGCCCAGATCGCGGCAAAAGTCATTACACGCGGATTAAAGTTTTTGGTCAGCATAACCGCACCGGTAACTTCCGCATAGGTAGTATTCGGCGGACCGCCTAAGAATGCGGCGGCAGACGTAGCAACACCATCACCTAATAAGGTACGGTGTAAACCCGGTTTCGTCATAAAATCTTTGCCGGTTACCGAGCTGATCGCCATAATGCCGCCGACGTGTTCGACTGCCGGTGCAAGAGCGATTGGGAGTAAGTAAAGAATTGCTTCTAACTTAAATTCCGGCGTGGTGAGTTTCGGTAAGCTAAACCAAGCGGCATTGGTGACTGGGCTAAAATCAATGATGCCGAAAATCAGAGAAAGAATGTAGCCGACCACAATTCCAAACATAATCGGTACTAATTTCATTAAACCTTTGGCAAACACCGCCACGATAAGTGTAGTGATTAAGGTTGCCATCGAAATTAGTAAGGCAGTATTCGGTTCAATCGTTGTACCTTTTCCTAACGCCATATCCACCGCAGTCGGAGCTAAGCCTAAACCGATGATAATAATTACCGGACCAACTACCACCGGCGGGAACAGTTTTTCGAGGATATTCGCCCCTTTCCATTTCACTAACGCACTTAATGCAAAATAGACAAAGCCGGTGAATACCAAGCCACCCATAGTGGTCGGGATGCCCCATTGTTGTACGCCGTATTGAATCGGTGCGATAAATGCGAAGGAAGATGCAAGGAAAATAGGTACTTGACCTTTAGTACAAAGTTGGAAAAGTAGGGTACCGATACCGGCGGTAAGAAGGGCGGTATTAGGATCTAAGCCGGTAATTAACGGCATTAATACTAAAGCACCAAATGCCACAAATAGCATTTGTAAGCCAACGAACACCTGTTTAGGTGTGCTGATAGTTTGATTTGTCATTTTTGTTTCAACTCTCGGTTTGAATTAACATACGTAAACACTACCTCTTTGGATAGTCGGCGCATTATAGCTGAAAAGGAAATGACTTGCTAAACAGAAAATAAAAATCCCCTCAGTTTATGGCTAAGGGGATAAATATTAAGCTGATTCGGATAAGGTTAATCCATTTCGCTCATAAGCGTTGCATTACCGCCGGCGGCTGCGGTGTTAATGCTAATCGACTTTTCATGTACCAACGGTAACAGCGAGAGCGCCAAGTCAAGGCTTTCTACATAAGTTAAAATCGCACCGCTACGCTCGGCATAATGCTGTCTTTCTTCTCCGGAAAGCGGTTCAAGCACAATCATCACGCTTAATTTAGGAAGACTATTGAGGTCGTCCGCTACCGTCAGGTATTCGGCAAATTGATGCGCATATTCCGCTAACGGCGAATCTTTTTTTACTACCGCTTTGCTACCGCACACCGCAATCGCAATCAATGCTTTGATTTGTGCGAACAGTGAGCCGTTACTTACCGCAATTATTGGACGAGCCTCAAAGCGTAAGTAGTTGTTTTCGCCGGTGATACCTTGCATTTTATACACTTGTGCAAGCGGTGATTTTTGGCGTAAAGTTTGCAAGAGAGCTAACGCTTCGCTTTGTTGCTCGCCGGTAAGCGTTTGGCGAACGGCTTGTGCAAGTTTATCCGTTTCTA includes:
- a CDS encoding YadA-like family protein, yielding MVDLTNRYPKTQATGAASVAVGVQAIADHLSTAFGTGTLATGIASTALGVTANASGIGSFAGGPNAAASGRGAIAIGAYSKSIANESVALGTNSVADREVSTDYFTLPQATDAQKQAIVATKATKAAVSVGSDTIKRQIINVAAGSQDSDAVNVAQLKAASTTIKAGSNVNVAKTTDANGAVYTINAYNTTVAKGSDDVVVTSSQQATNTTLYTVDIADTTKQNIQKGVDAKVATDKGIRFGNSTTSNKFELGSTIKVNAGDDIVVNTTPDGVQVALADNVDVNNITVGNTLRVGDVSVNQAGISAGNKKITNVENGTQTKDAVNFGQLEQVKNLANAGWNLQANGQNGSTVRPTETVSLNNTDNNIMISKDANNDNVTFGLNSTLTVGQTKPITMNGTTGTISGLSSTLPVGTGSTVTSQTKPATTASVLSSAATVGDVLNSGWNLQGNSQAVDFVSAYDTVNFVSGSGTTAEVTVDAGKASSTVKYSVNKSDLSVTGGTVTAGKAGDNFATAEQVAKAINDSEKTSSVVSSTKTIKVTSKVDGKNTEYDLDLSEATKTSLQNADNALQSWTAQANGQAVKTVSKDNATLNFVDGTNIQVTNDKGQVKIATVDTPTFTTVNAENFTTGTVSITDNGINAGNQKITNLANGTANSDAVTLAQLNASKSVVKAGNNTNVRTETATDGSTVYTVDANATTVSGSDALNITKSDAGNNVTNYALDLSKVTKDNIQKGVDAHNTVTTEGLTFTADSGTDTLRKLGETLAINGDATLINTKVEAGKVSVVATKTLTDAVSNATSALQSIVTTADSKDAQTVNKDSNKANFISGTNIQLTPSKDGIIVATKESVDFTTVNATTVNATTVNGDTIKSGNVVINQDGINAGGQTISNVKAGDKGTDAVNVNQLNEVKNTVNAGWMIQANGQNGSNVKPNETVSLNNTDNNIVISKTADNDNVTFALNNTLNIGNTKPIKIDGTTGTISGLVSTLPTSSTLTAQTKPTTTDTILSSAATVGDVLNSGWNLQGNSQEVDFVSAYDTVNFVSGSGATAEVTVDAGKAASTVKYSVNKSELSVTGGTVTAGKAGDNFATAEQVAKAINDSEKTSSVVSTTQAIKVTPKVSGNNTEYDLDLSEATKTSLQKADSALQSWTAQANGQDVKTVSKDNATLNFVNGTNIQVTNDNGQVKIATVDAPTFTTVTAGTVNAENFTTGTVSITDNGINAGNQKITNLANGTANSDAVTLAQLNASKSVVQAGNNTHVRSETVTDGSTVYTVDANATTVSGSDALNITKSDAGNNVTNYALDLSDKTKGEIKQGVDANTTVNTKGLTFTADSGTDTLRKLGETLAINGDATLINTKVEAGKVSVVATKTLTDAVTNATSALQSIVTTADSKDAQTVNKDSNKANFISGTNIQLTPSKDGITVATKESVDFTTVNATTVNATTVNGDTIKSGDVVITKNGINAGDKKITHVADGNVTNDSKEAVNGSQLYATNQNVTNNTNNIAKNTADIAKGTVYAGDVGNSFTRPLGETTNVKGGAKDNLSDNNIGVVSDGTDTLTVKLAKTLTDLTSAEFGEKDSSDKTVINKDGVSSELIGKDGNVISSTDLTSDGVTSESVIPETQTSSTETADDGTTTQTDTTTDGLDSNAVSSQGMTVSTSTTETKTKTVTPKDGTPETTVVETDTVKTTGVDNDGIRINTHETVTTTNPDGTTNVVENGGEVSLTSSGLNNGGNRAINVAAGVNATDAVNVSQLEAAKTHYYSVKTTTEQANFNNDTATGENSIAAGPNVWAQGVQSAVFGSMAGALGDKSTAMGNDAWALGTQATAIGSGVEAHGQGSVAIGNADNNGKDKTIATNEAINSVAIGTHAVVTKADTVAIGHNAGAVNIQATALGANANAAGEQSNALGYKSSASGHQSTAVGTEANAAGQEATALGYKANSNGYRTTAIGHSSSATGSMAVALGNQANARGTLSQAFGDHAIASAENATAIGTNANANAEKGIAFGTQAGVSGVSGIAFGDGAMSNAKQAISIGKSARTTTENAVALGSSAIATSNNAIAVGNSSNAIGANSLAMGVNSKALKDNTIALGNNVSVTAANAVALGLNSTAYGENSIVMGTSAKNTGNHAVAIGTGASAYRQNSIAMGKDSSTGGDFAVALGDSANAAAENTLALGKNAVADKKDSVALGNNAYTGDVIATESATLAGQVYEFAGKAPIGTVSVGNQGNERTITNVAAGRISSTSTDAINGSQLYAVSEVASRGWNIQANGDKESQVAPGATVQFIDGTNIDITHDGNNITIATAENVVTTDTDKYVTGGSVTYDDKGNATTTLTGNNGAGGTVTGVKNNFVTEAETAKDGKTATLTRNDGGKVNIDLTNTVNQAVTEATEKGTHYEGDKPDTGATANNFKRKLGETTKVLGGAQGELSDNNIGVVSNGSDTLTVKLAKSLTDLTNAIFGSNDDKTVINKDGVTITNGADANKTVSLTDGGLNNGGNKITNVAKGDADTDAVNVSQLNQAIKDSSYNWNISDGKTEQTVPDNGKVSVKGSANDDSKATSGIVTTLTGTDITVDLSDKSKQDIADGKKHSSVEGDANVVVTQTATNKDGGKQYDVKLADKVSIGSDKATTVTIDGTKGTVSGLTNTTWDPNKEYTGGQAATQEQLKSVSDVANSGWNISANGQNESNVGPKGKVSFNNTDGNVLISKETTDNNVTFNLNNDLTVGGAGKDGKDGKDGTLSVKGADGKTGVTLNGKDGSIGLTGAPGKDGQDAQATIKVVDGTKGLDGNNGKDGESKTRIVYEKPNGGGEEEIATLNDGLNFVGDKGQVIQKKLNETLAIKGNLDAAAVVTDKNLRVDNDKGKNGELIIKMAKSLTDLTNATFGSDDSSTVIGGNGLTITPKAGDKVSLTDKGLDNGNNTITNVKAGENDTDAVNVSQLKEVKNTANAGWNISANGQNETNVAPKGSVSFNNTDGNVVITKAADNNNVTFNLNNDLTVGGPAGKDGKDGKDGTIGVKGKDGTTGVTLNGKDGSIGLTGAKGADGKDGANATITVANGPVGVDGTDGKDGKDGMTRIVYTDPKGTTHNVSTLNDGLNFVGNQGDTIAKKLNETLTVKGDLANNAAASSENLRVDSQDGALVVKLAQNLANLTTATFGNTDTDNTVVSKDGVTISSDKPEKEVSLTDKGLNNGNNQITNVTSGLTDSTGQKSDLANATTTNAVNVGDLKDTVNNLTNATTGGFGLKDDNNTEVKQDLGKTIQIKGKDGVTVTSDVANKSLEVALQGDVTVNGKDGKDGSIGVKGADGKDGTKITKDAVVFNGVDGKDGKDGQVSIKVEQGEKGIAGNDGANGTTKTRIVYEKPNGDKEQVATLNDGLKFVGDTGEVIAKKLNETLAIKGNLTATAAVTDKNLRVDNENGQLIVKMAKSLTDLTNATFGSDNSNTTIGGNGVTITPNGGDAGNTVSLTDKGLNNGNNQVTNVSTGLKDRDGNNVTLANASGDVLNNAVNVGDLKDSVNNLTNATTGGFGLTDEKGNDVKADLGKTVTVQGDGSVKTEVVEKDGKKALQIGLTNNVTVGNDKEPGTITVKGENGKDGVSISGKDGIGIKGENGQDAVSINGKDGDGTVAVKGKDGKTGVALNGKDGTIGINGKDGSNGTITVKQGKPGVDGKDGETKTRIVYETKDETGKPTTEEVATLNDGLNFVGNDGKVIAKKLNETLAIKGNLSTAVKDVTANNLRVDNVGDELIINMAKALTDLTSATFTNKDGNKSVVDGNGLTITPKGGNASNTVSLTTTGLNNGGNKVINVAAGDVNANSTDAVNGSQLYAVSEVANKGWNIQTNGNDTTNVKPGDTVNFVNGDNIAITNDGTKVTVGLVKQVDLGKDGSIKAGDTLVNNEGVKVGDNVSLTKDGLKAGNVTISATTGINAGDKQITNVASGLGGTKLSEAKGDTLTNAANIGDLQTAVSSVTDASKGGGFGLADDKGANVTQNLGKTIAVKGDGKNISTVVKGGALTVNLNKDVDLGKGGSVTTGNTKVSDKGVSFADSLVNLTSNGLDNGGNKVTNVKAGDVNANSTDAVNGSQLYATNQNVTNVQNEVAKGWNIEAGTVDGGKVFNASKTKVAMGDTVGVKAGKNIEITQDGSNIAIATSANPTFETVTTESVKVGKGDNTVAIETVTDKHGSALKVSGADGKSETRINNVADGKADNDAVNVRQLRGVAQNVANIDNRVSKLDKRVRGIGANAAAASSLPQVYIPGKSMVALAGGAYSGASAVAVGYSRASDNGKVILKVNGTANSAGHYSGGVGVGYQW
- a CDS encoding uracil-xanthine permease family protein gives rise to the protein MTNQTISTPKQVFVGLQMLFVAFGALVLMPLITGLDPNTALLTAGIGTLLFQLCTKGQVPIFLASSFAFIAPIQYGVQQWGIPTTMGGLVFTGFVYFALSALVKWKGANILEKLFPPVVVGPVIIIIGLGLAPTAVDMALGKGTTIEPNTALLISMATLITTLIVAVFAKGLMKLVPIMFGIVVGYILSLIFGIIDFSPVTNAAWFSLPKLTTPEFKLEAILYLLPIALAPAVEHVGGIMAISSVTGKDFMTKPGLHRTLLGDGVATSAAAFLGGPPNTTYAEVTGAVMLTKNFNPRVMTFAAIWAIAISFCGKVGAFLQTIPGVVMGGIMMLVFGSIAAVGMSTLIRAKVDMGEARNLCIVSVVMTFGIGGMLINVGEFSLKGISLCAIAAIIMNLLLPKEAAKKAE